In Paraburkholderia phenazinium, one DNA window encodes the following:
- a CDS encoding lactonase family protein, with product MHRSAQAAASAASHSSLQPVRKAALTPSARSVRSIIKGFVLMVSIVATHAFAQDAGPAPADGVYDMIVGTYTGGKSEGLYVYRFDTKTGEATRVSVAQTVNPSYLVVSSDRRHVYAVNELPGDNGPATQRGGISAFGFDPASGQLTFLNKVSAEGNDPCYLKISPDGKYLLTANYSVAADPGGSFAVFPLQADGQVGQAVLTVHHEGGGPVKGRQDNSHVHSTVFSPDGQYLFAQDLGADKLYSYRYTPDGSRGLFGPTEWRYTDVKAGSGPRHLVFGADGKYAYLTSELAATVSTFRYDDGKLTLLQVSPLTQPGFKGQVGAAAIHLSPDGRFLYATNRGDANEIVIFAVDAANGHLKLVGRQSSLGKSPREFAIDPTGNWLIVGNQNSDTAYVFRRDQQTGLLEANPKRIEIGSPVDFKLVSPS from the coding sequence ATGCATCGTAGTGCCCAAGCCGCCGCAAGCGCCGCGTCACACTCTTCGCTTCAACCTGTCCGGAAGGCCGCCTTGACGCCATCTGCCCGGTCTGTCCGTTCGATCATAAAAGGTTTCGTGCTCATGGTCTCGATTGTCGCTACCCATGCGTTTGCCCAGGACGCCGGCCCGGCACCGGCCGACGGCGTCTACGACATGATTGTCGGCACCTACACGGGCGGCAAGAGCGAAGGGCTCTACGTCTACCGGTTCGATACGAAGACCGGCGAGGCCACCCGCGTGTCGGTCGCGCAGACGGTCAACCCGTCGTATCTCGTGGTGAGCAGCGACCGCCGCCATGTGTACGCGGTCAACGAACTGCCCGGCGACAACGGCCCGGCCACGCAACGCGGCGGCATCAGCGCGTTCGGCTTCGATCCGGCGAGCGGCCAGTTGACCTTTCTCAACAAGGTGTCGGCGGAGGGCAACGACCCGTGCTATCTGAAGATTTCGCCGGACGGCAAGTATCTGCTGACCGCGAACTATTCGGTGGCGGCGGACCCGGGCGGCAGCTTCGCGGTGTTCCCGCTGCAGGCGGACGGCCAGGTGGGTCAGGCGGTGCTGACCGTGCATCATGAAGGCGGCGGTCCGGTGAAGGGTCGTCAGGACAACTCGCATGTGCATTCAACCGTGTTCTCGCCGGACGGCCAGTATCTGTTCGCGCAGGATCTCGGCGCGGACAAGCTGTACTCGTACCGCTACACGCCGGATGGCAGCCGCGGCCTGTTCGGTCCGACCGAGTGGCGTTATACGGATGTGAAGGCCGGCAGCGGTCCGCGTCACCTGGTGTTTGGAGCGGACGGCAAGTACGCATATCTGACGAGCGAACTGGCTGCGACGGTCAGTACGTTCCGCTACGACGACGGCAAGCTCACGCTGCTGCAGGTGTCGCCGCTCACGCAGCCGGGCTTCAAGGGGCAGGTGGGGGCAGCGGCAATCCATCTGTCGCCGGACGGACGCTTCCTCTACGCGACCAACCGCGGCGACGCGAACGAGATTGTGATCTTCGCGGTTGACGCGGCGAACGGCCATCTGAAACTGGTGGGCCGGCAGTCGAGCCTCGGCAAGTCGCCGCGCGAGTTTGCCATCGATCCGACCGGTAACTGGCTGATCGTCGGCAATCAGAACAGCGACACCGCGTATGTGTTCAGGCGCGATCAGCAGACCGGTTTGCTCGAGGCGAATCCGAAGCGGATTGAGATCGGCTCGCCGGTGGATTTCAAGCTGGTGTCGCCGTCATGA
- a CDS encoding DUF3096 domain-containing protein has translation MNITLSLGPVVSLIAGILILVMPRLLNYIVAIYLVIIGVIGIFGVGASHF, from the coding sequence ATGAACATCACCCTCAGCCTGGGCCCCGTCGTTTCGCTGATCGCCGGCATCCTCATCCTCGTGATGCCGCGTCTGCTCAATTACATCGTCGCGATCTATCTGGTCATCATCGGGGTGATCGGCATCTTCGGCGTAGGCGCTTCGCACTTTTGA
- a CDS encoding glycoside hydrolase family 15 protein encodes MPALIEDYALVGDGHTAALISRDGSVDWLCWPRFDSGACFAALLGTEKNGRWLIAPVSDTPAKITRRYRGETLILETDFETDEGAVTVIDFMPPGNGWSELVRIVVGRRGTVRMKMELVLRFDYGFSIPWVSRLKHDSGIKAIVGPDTAVLRTPVELRGENMHTVAEFTVSPGERVPFALAYSPSHLRIPPARDPHTALARTENHWLEWSARSTVEGKYAAPIRRSLITLKALAYEPTGGIVAAPTTSLPEQLGGTRNWDYRYCWLRDATITLLAMMRGGYFDEARAWRSWLARVMAGAPEQLQIMYGISGERRLPEFEVDWLPGYQGAKPVRIGNNAAGQLQLDVYGEVMNALHLARVGGLQADETTWNVQCEMLEHLETIWQEPDEGIWETRGGRQHFTFSKVMAWVAFDRAIKSAESFELPGPLDHWREIREQIHATVCEKSWNPQLNAFTQVFGGDELDASVLLLPQVGFLPPSDPRVIGTLAATEKYLLRDGFVMRYRTTEVDDGLPPGEGTFLACSFWMVDNLAMQGRVAEAEAMYERLLALVNDVGLLAEEYDPAAKRLVGNFPQAFSHVALVHTGLNLMKHEQEMARAAGQPPHNGTETGKLDPAATPYSGTATSPVP; translated from the coding sequence ATGCCCGCACTCATCGAAGACTATGCCCTCGTCGGCGACGGCCACACCGCCGCACTGATCTCCCGTGACGGTTCCGTCGACTGGCTCTGCTGGCCGCGGTTCGACTCCGGCGCGTGCTTCGCCGCCCTGCTCGGCACGGAAAAAAACGGCCGCTGGCTGATCGCGCCCGTCTCCGACACGCCGGCGAAGATCACCCGCCGCTATCGCGGCGAAACGCTGATCCTCGAGACCGATTTCGAAACCGACGAAGGTGCGGTCACCGTGATCGACTTCATGCCGCCCGGCAACGGCTGGTCGGAGCTGGTGCGCATCGTCGTGGGCCGGCGCGGCACCGTGCGCATGAAGATGGAACTGGTGCTGCGTTTCGATTACGGCTTTTCGATTCCGTGGGTCAGCCGCCTGAAGCACGACAGCGGCATCAAGGCGATCGTCGGGCCGGATACCGCTGTGCTGCGCACGCCCGTCGAGCTGCGCGGCGAGAACATGCACACCGTCGCCGAGTTCACGGTATCGCCCGGCGAACGGGTGCCGTTTGCACTCGCTTATTCGCCGTCGCACCTGCGCATTCCGCCGGCCCGCGATCCGCACACCGCCCTCGCACGGACCGAGAACCACTGGCTCGAGTGGTCGGCGCGCAGCACGGTCGAAGGCAAGTACGCCGCGCCGATCCGCCGCTCGCTGATTACGCTCAAGGCGCTCGCCTACGAGCCGACCGGCGGCATCGTGGCGGCGCCTACCACGTCGCTCCCCGAGCAGCTGGGCGGCACGCGCAACTGGGACTACCGCTATTGCTGGCTGCGCGACGCCACCATCACGCTGCTCGCCATGATGCGCGGCGGCTACTTCGACGAAGCGCGCGCGTGGCGCAGCTGGCTGGCTCGCGTGATGGCCGGCGCGCCCGAGCAGTTGCAGATCATGTACGGGATCAGCGGCGAACGGCGCCTGCCGGAGTTCGAGGTGGACTGGCTGCCCGGCTACCAGGGCGCGAAGCCGGTGCGCATCGGCAACAATGCGGCCGGCCAGCTTCAGCTCGATGTGTACGGCGAAGTGATGAACGCACTGCATCTCGCGCGCGTGGGCGGCCTGCAAGCGGACGAGACCACCTGGAACGTGCAGTGCGAGATGCTCGAACACCTGGAAACGATCTGGCAGGAACCCGACGAAGGCATCTGGGAAACGCGCGGCGGCCGCCAGCATTTCACCTTCTCGAAGGTGATGGCCTGGGTGGCGTTCGATCGCGCGATCAAGTCCGCCGAATCGTTCGAGCTGCCCGGCCCGCTCGACCACTGGCGCGAGATTCGCGAGCAGATTCACGCGACGGTCTGCGAGAAAAGCTGGAATCCCCAGCTCAACGCCTTCACCCAGGTGTTCGGCGGCGACGAACTCGACGCGAGCGTGCTGCTGCTGCCGCAGGTGGGCTTCCTGCCGCCGTCGGATCCGCGCGTGATCGGCACGCTCGCCGCTACCGAGAAATACCTGCTGCGCGACGGCTTCGTGATGCGCTACCGCACGACGGAAGTCGACGACGGCCTGCCGCCCGGCGAGGGTACCTTCCTCGCGTGCAGCTTCTGGATGGTGGACAACCTCGCGATGCAGGGACGTGTCGCCGAAGCGGAGGCCATGTACGAACGCCTGCTCGCGCTCGTCAACGACGTCGGTCTGCTGGCGGAGGAATACGACCCGGCCGCGAAGCGCCTCGTCGGCAACTTCCCGCAGGCGTTTTCGCACGTGGCGCTGGTGCACACCGGGCTGAACCTGATGAAACACGAGCAGGAAATGGCGAGAGCGGCCGGACAGCCGCCGCATAACGGCACGGAGACGGGCAAACTTGACCCTGCGGCAACCCCGTATAGCGGCACGGCAACATCGCCCGTACCATGA